Proteins encoded by one window of Aspergillus puulaauensis MK2 DNA, chromosome 4, nearly complete sequence:
- the RPS18 gene encoding 40S ribosomal protein uS13 (BUSCO:EOG09264YEG;~COG:J;~EggNog:ENOG410PG18;~InterPro:IPR010979,IPR001892,IPR018269,IPR027437;~PFAM:PF00416;~go_component: GO:0005840 - ribosome [Evidence IEA];~go_function: GO:0003676 - nucleic acid binding [Evidence IEA];~go_function: GO:0003723 - RNA binding [Evidence IEA];~go_function: GO:0003735 - structural constituent of ribosome [Evidence IEA];~go_process: GO:0006412 - translation [Evidence IEA]), producing MSLVTGEKTNFQYILRLLNTNVDGKEKIMYALTQVKGVGRRYSNLVCKKADVDLNKRAGELTTEELERIVTILQNPTQYKIPTWFLNRQRDIVDGKDSHTLSNGLDSKYREDLERLKKIRSHRGLRHYWGLRVRGQHTKTTGRRGRTVGVSKKKG from the exons CGCTCGTGACCGGCGAGAAGACGAACTTCCAGTACATCCTGCGTCTGCTCAACACCAATGTTGACggcaaggagaagatcatgTACGCCTTGACCCAAGTCAAGGGTGTTGGTCGCCGTTACTCCAACTTGGTCTGCAAGAAGGCCGATGTTGACCTCAACAAGCG TGCTGGTGAACTTACCACCGAAGAACTCGAGCGCATTGTCACCATCCTCCAGAACCCTACCCAGTACAAGATCCCCACCTGGTTCCTCAACAGACAGCGCGACATCGTCGACGGCAAGGACTCCCACACCCTCTCCAACGGTCTTGACAGCAAGTACCGTGAGGATCTCGAGcgcctgaagaagatccgcTCTCACCGCGGTCTCCGTCACTACTGGGGTCTCCGTGTCCGTGGTCAGCACACCAAGACCACCGGCCGCCGTGGACGCACCGTCGGTgtcagcaagaagaagggctaA
- a CDS encoding guanine nucleotide exchange factor SDO1 (BUSCO:EOG0926400M;~COG:J;~EggNog:ENOG410PFAQ;~InterPro:IPR002140,IPR018978,IPR019783,IPR036786, IPR039100,IPR037188;~PFAM:PF09377,PF01172;~go_process: GO:0042254 - ribosome biogenesis [Evidence IEA];~go_process: GO:0042256 - mature ribosome assembly [Evidence IEA]), with product MPINQPSNQIKFTNVSVVRLKKGKKRFELACYKNKLLEYRSGAEKDLDNVLQVPTVFLSVSKAQTAPSAELTKAFGTNVTGDEIRQEILRKGEVQVGERERKEIAERVEKEVLDIVSGRLIDPTTKRVYTPGMISKALDQLSSASGQLQQQQQQQQQQGQAGEDGAGGDDAGAGQAAQPRKPLWTGVNPNKSAKSLALEAMKALIAWQPIPVMRARMRLRVSCPVSLLKQSVKSAAPAAANKEKEAPSGGGSKNNKKGGKGKSKRRGDDSESEGEATPPPPKGPSNVKDKILSYIESVESQEIASDEWEVVGFAEPGAFKGLNEFVGNETRGRGRVEVLDMAVTHED from the exons ATGCCTATCAATCAACCCTCCAACCAAATAAAATTCACAAACGTCTCCGTCGTCAGGCTGAAAAAAG GCAAAAAGCGCTTTGAACTAGCATGCTACAAAAATAAACTCCTCGAATACCGCTCCGGCGCCGAAAAAGACCTCGACAATGTCCTCCAAGTCCCCActgtcttcctctccgtctcaAAAGCTCAAACTGCGCCATCCGCCGAACTAACCAAGGCGTTTGGGACCAATGTCACCGGCGACGAAATTAGGCAAGAGATTCTCCGCAAGGGAGAAGTTCAAGTTGGAGAGCGCGAGCGCAAGGAGATCGCCGAGCGTGTGGAGAAGGAGGTGCTAGATATTGTTTCTGGGCGGTTGATTGACCCGACAACAAAGAGAGTTTATACGCCCGGTATGATTTCTAAGGCCTTGGATCAGCTGAGCTCGGCGAGTGGGCagttgcagcagcagcagcagcaacaacaacaacagggACAGGCTGGGGAGGACGGAGCAGGTGGTGACGATGCGGGGGCGGGGCAAGCTGCGCAGCCGCGGAAACCGTTGTGGACGGGCGTCAATCCGAATAAATCGGCAAAGAGTTTGGCTCTTGAGGCGATGAAGGCATTGATTGCGTGGCAGCCTATTCCGGTCATGCGAGCGCGCATGCGACTCAGAGTATCATGCCCTGTATCGCTGTTAAAGCAGAGCGTCAAGTCTGCGGCACCGGCAGCTGCGAataaggagaaggaggctccATCTGGGGGTGGTTCAAAGAACAACAAGAAGGGCGGAAAGGGAAAGTCGAAACGACGCGGCGATGACTCTGAGTCCGAAGGAGAGGCCACACCCCCACCGCCGAAAGGACCTAGCAACGTCAAGGATAAGATTTTAAGTTATATCGAATCCGTCGAGTCCCAGGAAATTGCCAGCGATGAGTGGGAAGTAGTAGGGTTTGCGGAACCGGGTGCTTTCAAAGGACTGAACGAGTTCGTCGGCAACGAGACTCGGGGCAGAGGACGAGTTGAGGTTTTGGATATGGCTGTGACTCACGAAGATTAA
- the cp3 gene encoding carboxypeptidase C PRC1 (COG:O;~EggNog:ENOG410PFU0;~InterPro:IPR029058,IPR018202,IPR008442,IPR001563;~MEROPS:MER0002010;~PFAM:PF05388,PF00450;~SECRETED:SignalP(1-19);~go_component: GO:0005773 - vacuole [Evidence IEA];~go_function: GO:0004185 - serine-type carboxypeptidase activity [Evidence IEA];~go_process: GO:0006508 - proteolysis [Evidence IEA]) yields the protein MRVLPATLLVGAATAAAPAQQVLGGFQDFQDFGSNLQETLKETLPKVNKPLENFREQLKSLSNEARGLWEEVANAFPDNLDHNPVFSLPKKHTRRPDSHWDHIVRGSDVQSVWVTNEDGEKERDVEGKLEAYDLRVKKTDPASLGIDPNVKQFTGYLDDNENDKHLFYWFFESRNDPANDPVVLWLNGGPGCSSLTGLFMELGPSSIDENIKIVYNDFSWNSNASVIFLDQPVNVGYSYSNNAVSDTVAAGKDIYALLTLFFKQFPEYAKQDFHIAGESYAGHYIPVFASEILAHEKRNINLKSVLIGNGLTDGLTQYEYYRPMACGDGGYPAVLDESSCRSMDNSLGRCQSMIESCYSSESAWVCVPASIYCNNALLAPYQQTGQNVYDVRGKCEDESNLCYKGMGYVSEYLNKHEVRNAVGAEVDGYDTCNFDINRNFLFHGDWMKPYHRLVPGILEQIPVLIYAGDADFICNWLGNKAWTEALEWPGKEEYAALPLEDIKIVDNEHKGKKIGQVKSHGNFTFMRLYGGGHMVPMDQPESSLEFFNRWLGGEWF from the exons ATGAGAGTTTTACCAGCTACATTGCTGGTCGGCGCGGCCACCGCGGCCGCCCCTGCCCAGCAGGTCCTTGGCGGCTTCCAGGACTTCCAGGACTTCGGAAGCAACCTCCAGGAAACCCTTAAGGAAACCCTGCCTAAGGTAAACAAACCGCTTGAGAACTTCCGGGAGCAGCTCAAGTCTCTGTCCAATGAGGCCCGTGGCTTGTGGGAGGAGGTCGCGAATGCTTTCCCCGATAACCTCGACCACAACCCTGTCTTCTCTCTGCCGAAGAAGCACACCCGTCGCCCTGACTCCCACTGGGACCACATCGTCCGTGGATCTGATGTCCAGAGCGTCTGGGTCACTAAcgaggacggcgagaaggagagagaTGTAGAGGGTAAGCTTGAGGCCTACGACCTTAGGGTCAAGAAGACGGACCCGGCTTCCCTCGGGATCGACCCGAACGTGAAACAGTTCACGGGTTACTTGGATGATAACGAGAATGATAAGCATTTGTTTTACT GGTTCTTCGAGTCGCGAAATGACCCTGCGAACGACCCTGTTGTTTTGTGGCTGAATGGTGGCCCTGGTTGCTCCTCTCTGACTGGTCTCTTTATGGAGCTTGGCCCTAGCAGCATCGACGAGAACATTAAGATAGTCTACAACGACTTCTCATGGAACTCCAACGCTTCCGTGATCTTCTTGGACCAGCCTGTCAACGTTGGCTACTCTTACAGCAACAACGCTGTTAGCGACACGGTTGCTGCTGGAAAAGACATCTACGCCTTGCTtactctcttcttcaagcaGTTCCCTGAGTATGCGAAGCAGGACTTCCATATTGCTGGAGAATCTTATGCTGGCCACTACATCCCTGTTTTCGCTTCTGAGATTCTTGCACACGAGAAGCGTAACATCAACCTGAAGTCTGTTTTGATTGGAAACGGATTGACTGATGGCCTCACTCAATATGAATACTACCGCCCCATGGCCtgtggtgatggtggttACCCTGCTGTGTTGGACGAGAGCTCCTGCCGCTCCATGGACAACTCCCTTGGCCGCTGCCAGTCCATGATTGAGTCTTGCTACAGCAGCGAGAGCGCATGGGTCTGTGTCCCTGCGTCTATCTACTGTAACAATGCTCTCCTTGCTCCTTACCAGCAAACCGGACAGAACGTGTACGATGTTCGCGGCAAGTGCGAGGACGAGAGCAACCTTTGCTACAAGGGCATGGGCTACGTCTCTGAATACCTGAACAAGCACGAAGTCCGCAACGCCGTCGGTGCTGAAGTTGATGGGTATGACACCTGCAACTTTGACATCAACCgcaacttcctcttccatgGTGACTGGATGAAGCCCTACCACCGTCTTGTCCCCGGCATCCTTGAGCAGATCCCTGTCCTCATCTACGCTGGTGACGCCGACTTTATCTGCAACTGGCTCGGAAACAAGGCCTGGACCGAGGCCCTGGAATGGCCCGGCAAGGAAGAGTACGCTGCCCTTCCTCTGGAAGATATCAAGATCGTCGACAACGAGcacaagggcaagaagatTGGCCAGGTCAAGAGCCACGGCAACTTCACCTTCATGCGTCTTTACGGCGGCGGTCACATGGTTCCCATGGACCAGCCTGAGTCGTCCCTTGAGTTCTTCAACCGCTGGCTAGGTGGTGAATGGTTCTAG